In one Pseudoclavibacter sp. Marseille-Q3772 genomic region, the following are encoded:
- a CDS encoding inositol monophosphatase family protein, with product MALELLHPITADLRLARQLANIADRVSMEYFNARDLGVYVKEDRTHVTDGDRAVEQAIRAKLAEERPSDSVYGEEFGTEGRSRRQWIIDPIDGTANFMRGVPIWATLIALVIDGKPEVGVVSAPALNRRWWGATGLGAYLDDDLADSDTATDRRIEVSAVSRLMDAQFSYGSLQYWLQNDRLAPIVECCETVWRSRAIGDFWPYMLVAEGAFDIACELDLEPYDMAALVPIIEEAGGRFSAVDGSEGPWHGSALATNGLLHDETLDIFARHPSGV from the coding sequence ATGGCTCTCGAATTGCTGCACCCCATCACGGCCGACCTGCGCTTGGCTCGACAACTCGCCAATATTGCCGACCGGGTATCGATGGAGTACTTCAACGCTCGCGACCTCGGTGTCTACGTAAAAGAAGACCGTACCCACGTCACCGACGGCGACCGGGCGGTTGAACAGGCCATTCGCGCGAAACTCGCCGAGGAACGTCCGAGTGATTCGGTATACGGCGAGGAGTTCGGCACCGAGGGGCGATCGCGTCGTCAGTGGATCATCGACCCCATCGACGGTACGGCGAACTTTATGCGCGGTGTGCCGATCTGGGCGACGCTGATCGCGTTGGTAATTGACGGTAAACCCGAGGTGGGTGTCGTTTCGGCACCGGCACTCAACCGCCGCTGGTGGGGAGCAACTGGTCTTGGCGCTTATCTGGATGACGATCTCGCCGATTCAGACACCGCTACGGACCGTCGCATCGAAGTTTCGGCAGTGAGCCGGTTGATGGATGCCCAGTTCAGTTACGGTTCGCTGCAGTACTGGCTGCAGAATGACCGCTTGGCCCCCATCGTGGAATGCTGTGAGACCGTATGGCGTTCCCGCGCAATCGGTGATTTCTGGCCCTACATGCTTGTCGCTGAGGGTGCATTCGATATCGCCTGTGAGCTGGACCTCGAACCCTACGATATGGCTGCGCTGGTGCCGATCATCGAAGAGGCAGGCGGGCGATTCAGCGCAGTAGACGGCAGCGAAGGTCCCTGGCACGGTTCCGCCCTGGCAACGAACGGGTTGCTACATGACGAGACGCTCGATATCTTCGCCCGTCATCCCAGCGGCGTCTAG
- a CDS encoding MFS transporter — MTQLSKPQSMGRAVRNTIKGSLGNLVEWYDVYTYSVFLTYFKPHFFDEASESSDVLAWAVFAVTFVARPVGAWFFGRFADRHGRKASLTLAVTIMAAGSGLIALLPTKEVIGTWALVLLMILRLVQGFATGGEYAASATYMSEAATANRRGFFSSFQYVTLVGGHVLAQLTLLIMQSFMSKEALTEWGWRIPFAIGALAAIVVYWLRTSMDESLSKDYLEGVRTGTITRSGTLKELFVHQWRPLLICFLFTLGGTVAFYTFSVTGPKVIKATFGEQDPQIVNAVVLLSLVYLMLIQPIGGLISDKIGRKPVFLFFGIAGIVSVFPFLYWLPEQSSPWIAFLIICAVYTVLTGYTSINAIFKAELFPAHIRALGVGLGYGLANSIFGGTSPMVHEWAIKADALQAFGFYVAAAIGVTLITTLVVMRNKSVTELDREQGHAYESRESQSH, encoded by the coding sequence GTGACTCAACTATCGAAACCCCAGTCGATGGGCCGGGCAGTACGCAACACCATCAAAGGTTCGCTCGGCAATCTGGTCGAGTGGTACGACGTTTACACCTACTCGGTGTTCCTCACTTACTTCAAACCACACTTCTTCGATGAGGCGAGCGAATCATCTGACGTGCTCGCCTGGGCAGTATTCGCTGTCACTTTCGTCGCACGTCCCGTCGGTGCATGGTTCTTCGGCCGCTTCGCCGACCGCCACGGCCGCAAAGCATCCCTAACCCTCGCCGTGACCATCATGGCCGCCGGTTCCGGACTGATCGCGCTCCTGCCCACGAAAGAAGTAATTGGCACCTGGGCGCTGGTGCTCTTGATGATCCTGCGCCTCGTACAAGGTTTCGCCACCGGCGGCGAGTACGCCGCATCGGCAACCTATATGTCGGAGGCGGCCACGGCCAACCGTCGTGGGTTCTTTTCCAGCTTCCAGTACGTCACCCTCGTGGGCGGTCACGTGCTCGCACAGCTAACGCTGCTAATCATGCAGAGCTTCATGTCGAAGGAAGCCCTCACCGAATGGGGATGGCGTATTCCATTTGCGATCGGAGCGCTCGCCGCGATCGTCGTCTACTGGCTAAGAACCAGCATGGATGAGTCTCTCTCCAAGGACTACCTTGAAGGGGTTCGCACCGGCACCATTACCCGCAGCGGAACACTAAAAGAACTGTTCGTACACCAGTGGCGGCCGTTGCTGATCTGCTTCCTGTTTACTCTCGGCGGGACCGTCGCGTTCTACACCTTCTCGGTCACCGGTCCCAAGGTAATCAAGGCAACCTTTGGTGAACAGGACCCGCAGATCGTCAACGCCGTGGTGCTGCTGAGCCTCGTGTACCTCATGCTCATCCAGCCGATCGGTGGGCTCATCTCCGACAAGATCGGTCGCAAGCCAGTGTTCCTCTTCTTCGGTATTGCTGGGATCGTTTCGGTTTTCCCGTTCCTGTACTGGCTACCCGAACAGAGCAGTCCGTGGATCGCATTCCTCATCATCTGCGCCGTGTACACCGTGCTGACCGGATACACCTCGATCAACGCGATCTTCAAAGCGGAGCTGTTCCCGGCTCACATCCGCGCACTCGGAGTTGGCCTCGGATATGGTCTCGCGAACTCGATCTTCGGCGGCACCTCGCCGATGGTGCACGAGTGGGCGATCAAGGCGGATGCATTGCAGGCATTCGGGTTCTATGTCGCGGCGGCGATCGGCGTCACCCTGATCACCACGCTGGTGGTCATGAGGAACAAGTCGGTGACCGAGCTTGACCGAGAGCAGGGACACGCGTACGAGTCGCGCGAGTCGCAGTCCCACTAG
- a CDS encoding sodium-dependent transporter yields the protein MSESVSTRTTRRGSGENFASRNLFILAAIGSAVGLGNIWRFPYVAYENGGGAFIIPYLCALLGAGIPLLFLDYAIGHRYRGSAPLSLRRMSRWFETLGWWQTLVCFIIGIYYAVIVAWAAMYFVFSMTKAWGEDANGYFFGDVLQLNEQASVGFDFVGGVFWPQLAIWLVVFAVLLLGVNKGIARANMIFMPLLMVMFLVMVVQALLLPGATDGLNALFTPNWEALLKPSVWAAAVGQIFFSLSVGFGIMITYSSYLKRKSDLTGSGLVVGFANSSFELLAGIGVFAALGFMAHSSGAGVNEVADGGIGLAFVAFPTIISQAPAGELIGVLFFGSLLFAGITSMISIIEVVIASVRDKLAISRQLATIIVVVVMATVSLLLFPTTTGLYVLDVFDEFINKYGILAGALVMIIAVAWFGRKLPMLSRHLDKLSSFKTGKPWIVMVGFLAPIALAYMLISDVIAKTQETYGGYDPEFVGVVGWGMVALVFVLAIVVAAIPWSKRAQIEFDEDAEDAAVDALYEARVHGTNTERHAVIQDNNEVKQ from the coding sequence GTGAGCGAGTCAGTATCTACGCGGACCACGCGACGTGGTAGCGGCGAGAATTTCGCATCCCGAAACCTGTTTATTCTCGCTGCCATCGGTTCAGCGGTAGGCCTGGGAAATATTTGGCGATTCCCGTATGTTGCCTACGAAAACGGCGGCGGCGCATTCATCATCCCGTATCTCTGCGCACTACTGGGCGCGGGTATCCCGCTGCTCTTCCTCGACTACGCAATCGGTCACCGTTACCGCGGTTCCGCGCCACTTTCGCTGCGGCGAATGTCGCGGTGGTTTGAAACGCTCGGATGGTGGCAGACGCTGGTGTGCTTCATCATCGGTATCTATTACGCGGTGATTGTTGCCTGGGCGGCGATGTACTTCGTGTTTTCAATGACGAAAGCATGGGGCGAGGATGCAAACGGGTACTTCTTCGGTGACGTGCTTCAGCTCAATGAGCAAGCCAGCGTTGGCTTTGATTTCGTCGGCGGAGTCTTCTGGCCGCAACTAGCAATCTGGCTGGTCGTGTTCGCTGTTCTGCTGTTGGGCGTGAATAAGGGTATTGCCCGCGCAAACATGATTTTCATGCCGCTGTTGATGGTGATGTTCCTGGTGATGGTTGTCCAAGCATTGCTGTTGCCGGGAGCAACCGATGGCCTGAACGCACTGTTTACTCCGAACTGGGAAGCATTGCTCAAGCCGAGTGTGTGGGCAGCCGCCGTCGGCCAGATCTTCTTCTCGCTGTCGGTCGGGTTCGGCATCATGATTACTTACTCTTCGTACCTGAAGCGTAAGAGCGACCTGACCGGTTCGGGGCTCGTCGTCGGCTTTGCTAATAGCTCGTTTGAACTGCTTGCCGGTATCGGTGTGTTCGCAGCACTCGGGTTCATGGCGCACTCGAGCGGTGCTGGGGTGAACGAAGTTGCTGACGGCGGTATTGGCCTTGCGTTCGTAGCCTTCCCGACGATCATCTCGCAGGCACCGGCCGGTGAACTCATTGGTGTCTTGTTCTTCGGATCGCTGCTTTTCGCCGGCATCACTTCGATGATCTCGATCATCGAAGTAGTGATTGCCTCGGTTCGGGACAAGCTCGCCATCTCCCGCCAACTCGCTACCATCATCGTGGTTGTTGTGATGGCGACCGTATCGCTGTTGCTGTTCCCGACGACGACGGGCTTGTACGTGCTCGACGTGTTTGACGAATTCATCAACAAGTACGGCATCCTCGCCGGTGCGCTGGTCATGATCATTGCAGTTGCATGGTTCGGCCGGAAGCTGCCAATGCTGAGCCGTCACCTCGACAAACTCAGCTCGTTCAAGACTGGCAAGCCGTGGATCGTGATGGTCGGTTTCCTCGCGCCGATCGCACTCGCTTACATGCTGATCAGCGACGTCATTGCGAAAACCCAAGAGACCTATGGTGGCTATGACCCAGAATTCGTCGGTGTCGTCGGCTGGGGCATGGTTGCGCTGGTGTTCGTGCTCGCGATCGTTGTCGCCGCTATTCCGTGGTCGAAGCGTGCGCAGATTGAGTTTGACGAGGACGCGGAGGACGCCGCCGTGGATGCCCTCTACGAGGCACGGGTTCACGGTACAAACACCGAACGCCATGCCGTTATTCAAGACAACAATGAGGTGAAACAATGA
- the smpB gene encoding SsrA-binding protein SmpB produces the protein MPREQGKKVIASNRKARHNYLIEDTYEAGIVLHGTEVKALRQGRASLIDGYAHVENGELWLEAVHIPEYSQGTWNNHAPRRKRKLLLHRAQIDKIAAKTREGGYTIVPLQLYFSDGRAKVEVAIAKGKREYDKRHALRERQDRREAERAMSARRHLGE, from the coding sequence ATGCCACGCGAACAGGGCAAAAAAGTGATCGCGTCGAACCGCAAGGCGCGACACAACTACCTCATTGAGGACACCTATGAGGCCGGAATCGTGCTCCACGGTACTGAAGTGAAGGCGCTTCGGCAGGGGCGAGCATCCCTCATCGACGGCTATGCCCACGTCGAGAACGGCGAACTGTGGCTCGAAGCGGTCCACATCCCCGAGTACTCGCAAGGTACTTGGAATAACCATGCGCCACGTCGTAAGCGCAAGCTGCTGTTGCACCGCGCGCAGATCGACAAGATCGCGGCAAAGACCCGCGAAGGCGGGTACACCATCGTGCCACTGCAACTGTACTTTTCAGATGGCCGGGCCAAGGTCGAGGTCGCGATCGCTAAGGGTAAGCGCGAATACGACAAGCGGCACGCGCTGCGAGAGCGGCAGGACCGTCGCGAAGCGGAGCGAGCCATGAGTGCACGTCGGCACCTGGGGGAGTAG
- the rsgA gene encoding ribosome small subunit-dependent GTPase A: protein MNWRLTEAYDEYGEYSEDDVRVRPPRRGTKPRSKQRPAHDNAVTGMVITVDRGRYTCVLDADPTRPVIAAAARELGRGAVVVGDRVGIVGDVSGADGSLARIVRVEPRTSLLRRSADDTDQVERIIVANADQLCIVVAAINPEPRPRLIDRYLIAAYDAGIEPIMVITKTDLHPADKLTELVAALDVPVFTTAIDKRPDGDLLRTLGSHTTVMVGHSGVGKSTLVNALVPTADRATGHVNAVTGRGRHTSSSSLALSLPAGGWIIDTPGVRSFGLGHVEPEAITDAFPAIAAVVANCPRGCTHRSDSPDCAIDAAIAAGELDAPTRMRVDSIRRLLDSLADSAPQPGD, encoded by the coding sequence ATGAACTGGCGGCTCACCGAGGCATACGACGAATACGGTGAGTATTCGGAAGATGATGTGCGGGTACGCCCACCCAGGCGCGGCACAAAACCACGGTCTAAACAGCGTCCGGCGCACGATAACGCGGTCACCGGCATGGTGATTACCGTTGACCGCGGCCGCTACACCTGCGTACTGGATGCTGATCCGACACGTCCGGTGATTGCCGCTGCTGCCCGCGAGCTCGGTCGGGGCGCCGTTGTCGTCGGCGATCGCGTCGGCATTGTGGGCGATGTCTCCGGTGCCGACGGTTCATTAGCGCGGATCGTGCGCGTTGAGCCGCGAACCTCACTGCTACGCCGCAGTGCCGACGATACCGACCAGGTCGAGCGGATCATCGTGGCGAACGCCGACCAGCTTTGCATCGTGGTTGCGGCGATCAACCCCGAGCCGCGTCCGCGGCTGATCGATCGCTATCTGATTGCCGCCTACGACGCCGGTATTGAGCCGATCATGGTGATCACAAAAACGGACCTCCATCCTGCCGATAAGCTCACCGAACTTGTCGCCGCGCTGGACGTGCCGGTGTTCACGACCGCTATCGACAAGCGTCCCGACGGCGACCTCTTGCGCACGCTCGGCAGCCACACCACGGTGATGGTTGGTCACTCCGGAGTTGGTAAATCCACGCTGGTCAATGCCCTGGTGCCAACTGCCGATCGTGCCACGGGTCATGTCAACGCGGTTACTGGTCGTGGGCGTCATACCTCGAGCTCGTCGCTCGCGCTATCGTTACCGGCAGGCGGCTGGATTATTGATACCCCGGGCGTGCGCTCGTTCGGTCTCGGGCATGTTGAGCCCGAGGCGATTACGGATGCATTCCCCGCTATCGCTGCGGTTGTTGCTAATTGTCCGCGCGGCTGCACGCACCGAAGCGACAGCCCGGACTGTGCCATTGATGCCGCGATCGCCGCCGGAGAGCTCGACGCACCTACGCGGATGCGGGTGGACTCGATTCGTCGACTGTTGGACTCACTCGCTGACTCCGCGCCCCAGCCAGGCGACTGA
- the ftsE gene encoding cell division ATP-binding protein FtsE, which translates to MIRFDHVSKTFRGQSHPALNDVTFEILRGEFVFLVGPSGSGKSTVLRHILLEDQPSKGHVNVLGQDLSKISSRKVPYYRRNVGMVFQDFRLLANKTVYENVAYALKVLGRSRAQIRQAVPEVLKTVGLVDKQRRMPHELSGGEQQRVAIARAVVNKPAILLADEPTGNLDPQTSREIMSVLRRINRNGTAVVMATHDVSIVDEERKRVIELSDGEIVRDEAAGVYTPEVVKYEAPQTPEITEDAKRQTIAEAMAERVAAPDRGISVRIEEVSSPTSRLPDEYHDDGEDLDGRGGR; encoded by the coding sequence ATGATCAGATTCGACCACGTATCCAAGACGTTCCGGGGACAGTCGCACCCCGCCTTGAATGACGTCACTTTTGAAATCCTTCGTGGTGAGTTTGTCTTCCTGGTTGGGCCCTCCGGATCCGGTAAGTCAACGGTACTGCGTCACATCCTGCTTGAAGATCAGCCGAGTAAGGGGCACGTGAATGTGCTTGGGCAGGACCTCAGCAAAATTTCGTCGCGCAAAGTTCCTTACTATCGGCGCAATGTTGGCATGGTTTTCCAGGACTTCCGGCTGCTCGCCAACAAGACCGTGTACGAGAACGTGGCATATGCCCTGAAGGTGCTTGGTCGTTCGCGGGCACAGATCAGACAGGCCGTGCCAGAAGTGCTGAAAACGGTCGGCTTGGTTGATAAGCAGCGTCGAATGCCACACGAGCTGTCCGGTGGTGAACAGCAGCGCGTGGCAATTGCACGTGCGGTGGTGAATAAGCCCGCCATTCTGCTTGCCGATGAGCCCACGGGTAACCTTGACCCGCAAACTTCACGAGAGATTATGAGCGTGCTGCGGCGCATTAACCGCAATGGTACTGCTGTCGTTATGGCGACCCACGATGTCTCGATCGTTGACGAAGAGCGTAAGCGCGTGATCGAACTGTCCGACGGCGAGATCGTTCGTGATGAGGCTGCTGGTGTGTACACGCCGGAGGTCGTCAAGTACGAGGCGCCGCAGACACCAGAGATTACCGAGGATGCGAAGCGGCAGACGATCGCTGAGGCGATGGCTGAGCGTGTGGCGGCACCCGATCGGGGCATTTCGGTGCGGATTGAAGAGGTGTCTTCACCTACGAGCCGACTTCCTGATGAGTATCACGATGATGGCGAGGACCTCGACGGACGGGGAGGTCGCTGA
- the ftsX gene encoding permease-like cell division protein FtsX — MFGFIFGEMWQGLRRNTSMVISVILVTFVSLTFVGAAIMLQFQIQSMKTYWYDKAQVAVDFCRDISTSPDCAAGEVTHEQIDAVEAELHGETLQPYVDEVHFESRDDAYQRFLDQFKDDPMVTFVKPEQLNQTFWVKLTNPEDSDIIIQTITGMPGVELVSDQRAFLDSIFSVLNGASLAAFGVALVMLIAAVLLIATTIRLSAFTRRRELRIMRLVGASNGFIQAPFILEGVIAGFIGSIMASLAVVATTQWYVQGQLAASRPGLQLVSVWPHAVATSGIIIVLGIGLAAIASAISIRRYLRV, encoded by the coding sequence ATGTTTGGTTTCATTTTTGGCGAGATGTGGCAGGGACTGCGCCGCAATACCTCGATGGTGATCTCGGTTATCCTGGTGACCTTCGTGTCGTTGACGTTCGTCGGCGCGGCGATCATGTTGCAGTTTCAGATCCAGTCGATGAAGACCTACTGGTACGACAAAGCCCAGGTTGCCGTCGATTTCTGTCGTGATATCTCGACGTCTCCGGACTGTGCTGCAGGCGAGGTGACGCACGAGCAGATCGATGCGGTCGAAGCAGAGCTGCACGGGGAAACGCTCCAGCCGTATGTTGATGAGGTCCACTTCGAAAGCCGTGACGATGCCTATCAGCGTTTCCTAGACCAGTTCAAGGACGACCCGATGGTCACCTTCGTGAAACCCGAGCAGCTCAACCAGACGTTCTGGGTGAAACTCACGAATCCCGAAGACTCCGACATCATCATCCAAACCATTACCGGGATGCCCGGTGTCGAGCTGGTCAGTGATCAGCGCGCATTCCTCGACTCAATTTTTTCGGTCCTCAACGGTGCCAGCTTGGCAGCATTCGGTGTCGCCCTGGTTATGTTGATCGCCGCAGTACTGCTAATCGCGACCACTATTAGGCTGTCTGCCTTTACTCGCAGACGCGAGCTACGGATCATGCGACTGGTCGGTGCATCTAACGGGTTCATCCAAGCGCCGTTCATCCTCGAGGGCGTGATCGCTGGATTCATCGGCTCGATCATGGCCTCACTTGCTGTGGTGGCGACAACCCAGTGGTATGTGCAAGGCCAGTTAGCGGCTTCGCGCCCGGGTCTGCAATTGGTCTCGGTGTGGCCCCACGCAGTGGCTACTTCGGGAATCATCATCGTGCTCGGTATTGGGCTTGCCGCGATCGCATCAGCGATTTCGATTCGACGGTATCTGCGCGTCTAG
- a CDS encoding MFS transporter gives MTFAGELDSTRRWRAFAVCAVAAIATVLDMVKINVAMKPIEDTLGASSSQAQLIVAGYVLAFGIALVPAGRLGDIWRRKVMFLIGASVFTAASGACTIAPTAEFLVVGRLVQGMAAGMLMPQVIGFVQQLFQGRERGKAFGIFGASIGLGTAFGPTIGGVLIGMFGEDAGWRAIYGMNIPLGIGIIVFALWYLPGSQPHAGKMHLDLVGVGLLALTISLVMTPLVLTTGRESDVPARWWLLAVAIIPAIGFYRWERRYAASGKQPAVNLGLFDVPSFRWGVVIGSLFFAVMPPTFFVMTQFAQTGLGHPPVVVGAITIPYALISAITSALAGRYTHEHARLMVLLGIAVFTLGLIGMATIGAFASPELAPWLMGGVLAITGIGPGLLMPANQMRAVSEVPVTQAGVAGSVMQVGQRVGNALGIALAASLFYALSVAGTLLSARQGYVAAMLVLIGIAATATVIAAIDWRQERQAPTASPTSS, from the coding sequence GTGACATTTGCTGGCGAACTCGATAGCACCCGCCGTTGGCGTGCATTCGCTGTGTGTGCCGTTGCCGCGATTGCAACGGTGCTGGACATGGTCAAGATCAACGTGGCCATGAAACCAATCGAAGACACGCTGGGCGCATCCAGCTCGCAGGCACAGCTCATCGTTGCCGGATACGTACTCGCGTTCGGTATCGCGCTTGTTCCCGCAGGGCGGCTAGGGGATATCTGGCGTCGTAAAGTGATGTTCCTCATCGGGGCCAGCGTGTTCACGGCAGCGAGCGGAGCATGCACGATCGCGCCGACTGCAGAATTTCTCGTCGTCGGCCGACTGGTCCAAGGAATGGCAGCCGGTATGCTCATGCCGCAGGTCATCGGCTTCGTACAGCAGCTGTTTCAGGGGCGCGAACGCGGTAAGGCATTCGGTATTTTCGGCGCCTCAATCGGCCTCGGTACCGCGTTCGGGCCGACGATCGGCGGTGTGCTTATCGGCATGTTCGGTGAGGATGCGGGATGGCGCGCCATCTACGGCATGAATATTCCGCTTGGCATCGGCATCATCGTATTTGCCCTGTGGTACCTGCCGGGCAGCCAACCGCATGCCGGCAAAATGCATCTGGACCTGGTGGGAGTCGGCCTGCTGGCGTTAACCATCTCTTTGGTCATGACGCCACTCGTACTCACCACCGGACGCGAATCCGATGTACCGGCACGTTGGTGGTTACTTGCCGTAGCGATCATCCCCGCCATCGGGTTCTATCGCTGGGAGCGACGATATGCCGCATCCGGCAAACAACCGGCAGTGAACCTCGGACTCTTTGACGTGCCGAGTTTTCGCTGGGGTGTGGTCATCGGATCGCTGTTCTTCGCCGTGATGCCGCCAACGTTCTTCGTCATGACGCAGTTCGCGCAGACCGGTCTCGGCCACCCGCCCGTCGTTGTTGGGGCGATCACCATCCCATACGCACTGATCTCCGCGATCACCTCAGCACTCGCGGGCCGGTACACGCACGAACACGCACGGCTGATGGTGCTGCTGGGAATTGCCGTATTCACGCTTGGACTCATCGGTATGGCCACTATCGGAGCATTCGCATCACCGGAACTCGCGCCATGGCTCATGGGCGGCGTGCTCGCCATCACCGGCATAGGCCCGGGGCTGCTCATGCCCGCGAACCAGATGCGCGCAGTCAGTGAGGTGCCGGTTACCCAGGCGGGAGTTGCTGGTTCCGTCATGCAGGTTGGTCAACGCGTTGGCAACGCCCTTGGGATCGCGCTGGCCGCATCGCTGTTCTATGCACTGTCGGTAGCTGGAACCCTGCTTAGCGCACGCCAGGGGTACGTTGCCGCCATGCTGGTACTGATCGGTATTGCCGCTACCGCAACGGTTATTGCGGCCATTGATTGGCGGCAAGAGCGACAGGCGCCGACTGCATCGCCGACGTCCAGCTAA
- a CDS encoding MetS family NSS transporter small subunit, whose protein sequence is MTGEAILMMTVSLFAVWGGLIAVSAHLWKRGTDKED, encoded by the coding sequence ATGACCGGTGAAGCCATCTTGATGATGACGGTTTCCTTGTTCGCGGTGTGGGGCGGACTTATTGCAGTCTCCGCCCACCTGTGGAAACGCGGCACCGATAAGGAAGACTAA
- the aroQ gene encoding type II 3-dehydroquinate dehydratase, translated as MTATKPVLVLNGPNLNTLGTRNPEVYGTETLADIEASCRNRAQQLGIQIAFAQSNHEGELVETIQHAREQFEAIVINAGAYTHTSVAIHDALEYAQLPVVEVHISNVYRRESFRHTSFISPLADAVIAGAGTLGYELALEYLARSRG; from the coding sequence ATGACCGCGACGAAGCCTGTGCTTGTTCTCAACGGCCCGAACCTCAACACGCTCGGCACCCGTAACCCCGAGGTTTACGGTACCGAGACGCTTGCCGACATTGAGGCATCCTGCCGTAACCGGGCACAGCAACTCGGTATACAGATCGCGTTTGCGCAATCCAACCATGAGGGCGAGCTCGTCGAGACAATTCAGCACGCGCGCGAACAGTTCGAGGCGATTGTGATCAATGCGGGCGCTTACACGCACACTTCGGTGGCGATCCACGATGCTCTCGAATACGCGCAATTACCGGTCGTAGAGGTGCACATTTCGAATGTGTACCGGCGCGAATCATTCCGGCACACATCCTTCATTTCGCCGCTGGCGGATGCGGTTATCGCCGGGGCAGGCACGCTCGGTTACGAGTTGGCACTGGAGTACCTCGCGCGTTCACGCGGATAG
- the aroA gene encoding 3-phosphoshikimate 1-carboxyvinyltransferase — translation MLIQNYSGDDFDLYGQGANRVPTAPGPWHAPVATDRIDTTVRIPGSKSLTNRELVLAAIANEPTVLRGALLARDTQLMMSALRKLGVDIQESSERDETVLTITPPQEFTGAVDIDCGLAGTVMRFVPPLAALALGPVTFDGDAGARKRPMSGTLDALQQLGVKVRDEAHGHLPFAIFGTGRIPGGEITIDASASSQFVSGLLLSAPRFEHGLTLRHVGDGVPSLPHIEMTLASLRARGVNAHALDNDSWRVEPGEVRGGDIIIEPDLSNAAPFLTAAVVCGGTVRIPNWPEHTTQVGDHLRELLVPFGARFSRENSALVCTVERGIRDGGSYPAQHLNLEHAGELAPNIAALLALGSHPSTITGIGHLRGHETDRIHALVTELTRVGVGARELTDGLEITPAARSGALWQCYADHRMATSGAIVGLVTDGVTLDDVECTSKTLPDFVSMWERMLGMQHTESQEEAPTGDSLGFFDFPLPATPASEAESR, via the coding sequence ATGCTGATTCAGAATTACTCCGGCGATGACTTTGACCTATACGGCCAAGGCGCCAATCGCGTACCCACGGCTCCGGGGCCGTGGCACGCTCCAGTAGCGACCGACCGGATTGACACGACCGTGCGCATCCCCGGTTCAAAATCACTGACGAACCGCGAGCTCGTCCTCGCTGCGATTGCGAACGAGCCGACCGTGCTGCGCGGTGCGCTGCTCGCTCGCGACACGCAGTTGATGATGAGTGCGCTGCGCAAACTCGGCGTTGATATTCAAGAGTCCAGCGAACGCGACGAAACCGTACTCACAATCACTCCGCCTCAGGAGTTCACCGGGGCCGTTGATATCGACTGCGGTCTCGCCGGCACCGTCATGCGGTTCGTTCCGCCACTTGCCGCATTGGCGCTCGGCCCGGTCACCTTTGACGGAGATGCCGGGGCACGCAAACGCCCGATGTCGGGCACCTTGGATGCACTGCAACAGCTCGGTGTGAAGGTTCGTGACGAGGCGCACGGCCACCTACCGTTCGCAATCTTCGGTACCGGCCGCATCCCCGGCGGTGAAATCACCATTGACGCCAGTGCCTCGAGCCAATTCGTGTCGGGGTTGCTGCTGAGCGCGCCACGCTTTGAGCATGGCCTGACGCTCCGCCACGTTGGCGACGGGGTTCCGTCCCTCCCGCATATTGAGATGACGCTCGCATCCCTCCGCGCTCGCGGTGTGAACGCGCATGCGCTCGATAACGACAGCTGGCGTGTGGAGCCCGGTGAAGTGCGTGGCGGCGACATCATTATCGAGCCGGATTTGTCGAATGCTGCGCCGTTCCTGACCGCCGCGGTGGTTTGCGGCGGCACAGTTCGTATCCCCAACTGGCCGGAGCACACCACCCAGGTCGGTGACCACCTGCGTGAGCTACTGGTTCCGTTCGGGGCGCGGTTTAGCCGCGAAAACAGCGCACTGGTGTGCACGGTGGAGCGCGGGATTCGGGACGGTGGGTCCTATCCTGCACAGCACCTCAACCTGGAACATGCGGGCGAGCTCGCACCGAATATCGCCGCGCTGCTCGCGCTCGGTTCGCATCCGTCGACGATCACCGGAATCGGCCACTTGCGCGGACACGAGACCGACCGCATCCACGCGCTCGTCACAGAACTCACCCGCGTTGGTGTCGGTGCGCGTGAGCTCACGGATGGCCTGGAGATCACACCGGCCGCGCGTTCGGGGGCACTTTGGCAGTGTTACGCAGACCACCGGATGGCAACCTCGGGCGCGATCGTGGGACTTGTCACCGACGGGGTCACCCTCGACGATGTGGAATGCACGTCGAAAACACTCCCCGATTTCGTTTCGATGTGGGAGCGGATGCTCGGGATGCAGCACACAGAATCGCAGGAAGAGGCACCCACCGGTGACTCGCTCGGGTTTTTCGATTTCCCACTCCCGGCGACACCGGCTAGCGAGGCCGAGTCGCGATGA